The DNA window GGATAAATCAACCGCTCTACTATTGCACCGGGCAGCatggtattttaaaaataaaacagaTATAAAGGAATGCATACGATATTTATTATTCCAATATTATTATAGGAGTatctaattattatatttttcatctcaaaaatatttttattttaatattactgTACCACGTGAAATAAATTGctataataatattgaaataGTTTTGGTTAtaatcattttaattaaatttgaataattttaattaaattgataaaaaaatcattttaatataaTAGTGTTACATGTGTAGTGATTTTTGAAccagttattttttttatgttacaaaaatatgattctttttaatttaatgctgAAGGAAGAGTATTTTAACAATATCAGaaacatttttttatattttttatgggACTGAACcatttcaaaaaacaaaaaaacaaaaaaactgcAATATCACAGGTTAACATCAACAAACGAAGATCAAATTGTTTGTTGCTCTGATTTAAACCATCTGGAAGCAATTTTAACTACAAAGTTTATATACACAATTACATGTATACTGAGGCTCAGCTAACGTTCAAATGTTTCTTCTTGGTGCTGAATAGAACAATACCACAAGGCATGTTTTCCCTTTGCTTTTAGGAAGCTGGGCCAAATTAAAGAAATAGAAACCAATTGTGTGAGAAAATTAACTACCTTGGCATGCCCACACAATGTCCCGAAGAGCTGGCCTTATGTCATCCTTCAGCAACTTCAGATACTCTACAGTGTCACCATTTGTCTTCTTTAGTTCCACCAAATGAAGTGCAGGCGCCATCTCAAATATCTCAGCGTCAATGGATAAAATACCCTTCTTGCCTTCATATAGCTGCTCCATTTTTAATATTCCATCCTCTTTCTTTGTTATTGTTAATCTCAAATGCTTAGCTAAATCCTTCAACTTCGATATTATAGTTAGAGCCGGAGACTTGGATGTGAACCAAAATTCTTTCTTATGGTTTCCCTCTTGAAACAAAGCTGAAATGTCAAATCCTGGTGAAAGAGCAATGATGTCAAATGCATTCAGGTTCTTGATTTCGCTCGAGTCTTGCTTTGCCTCGGAGCTGTTGCTGCTGGAGCTCAAGGCTGCTGAAACATCCATAACAGAGTCTTCTTTTCCTGCTACGCCTTTCAGTTTCTTGTCGTCAAATGATTTCCGGAACCATCTACTTTCTATGACTTTGGCAATTGAAATTCTGGTCATTGGATCTGGATCTAACATTTTTGAAATCAATCTTCTGACCTCGAGAGAAAACCAACTAGGGAACCTGAATTCGCCTTTTCTAATCTTTCTGTACATTTCCATAAGATTAGAATCATGAAAGGGGAGATAGCCAGCCAAAATCACAAATAGAATTACTCCACAGGACCAAGTATCAGATTTTGCACCATCGTATCCAAACCTATTGATTACCTCAGGAGCAACATAGGCTGGTGTCCCACAAATTGTGTGCAGCAAGCCATCTTGTCTCTTAGAATCAGCAACTGCACTCAGACCAAAATCTGATACTTTTAAGTTTCCATTCTCATCTAATAGTAGGTTTTCAGGCTTCAGATCCCGGTGATAAATACCTCGGCTATGGCAGTAATCAACAGCAATGATAAGTTGCTGAAAGTATTTTCGTGCAACATCCTCATCTAGTTTACCTTTGGCAATCTTATCAAATAACTCACCGCCTTTTACATGCTCCATGACAAAATAA is part of the Zingiber officinale cultivar Zhangliang unplaced genomic scaffold, Zo_v1.1 ctg59, whole genome shotgun sequence genome and encodes:
- the LOC122037514 gene encoding CBL-interacting protein kinase 18-like isoform X2; amino-acid sequence: MQRFELGRLLGQGNFAKVYYARNLKTGQGVAIKVFDKEKLMRVGLIERTKREISVMRLVRHPNVVHLFEVMASNRKVYFVMEHVKGGELFDKIAKGKLDEDVARKYFQQLIIAVDYCHSRGIYHRDLKPENLLLDENGNLKVSDFGLSAVADSKRQDGLLHTICGTPAYVAPEVINRFGYDGAKSDTWSCGVILFVILAGYLPFHDSNLMEMYRKIRKGEFRFPSWFSLEVRRLISKMLDPDPMTRISIAKVIESRWFRKSFDDKKLKGVAGKEDSVMDVSAALSSSSNSSEAKQDSSEIKNLNAFDIIALSPGFDISALFQEGNHKKEFWFTSKSPALTIISKLKDLAKHLRLTITKKEDGILKMEQLYEGKKGILSIDAEIFEMAPALHLVELKKTNGDTVEYLKLLKDDIRPALRDIVWACQGS
- the LOC122037514 gene encoding CBL-interacting protein kinase 18-like isoform X1, whose translation is MEHAGKIVMQRFELGRLLGQGNFAKVYYARNLKTGQGVAIKVFDKEKLMRVGLIERTKREISVMRLVRHPNVVHLFEVMASNRKVYFVMEHVKGGELFDKIAKGKLDEDVARKYFQQLIIAVDYCHSRGIYHRDLKPENLLLDENGNLKVSDFGLSAVADSKRQDGLLHTICGTPAYVAPEVINRFGYDGAKSDTWSCGVILFVILAGYLPFHDSNLMEMYRKIRKGEFRFPSWFSLEVRRLISKMLDPDPMTRISIAKVIESRWFRKSFDDKKLKGVAGKEDSVMDVSAALSSSSNSSEAKQDSSEIKNLNAFDIIALSPGFDISALFQEGNHKKEFWFTSKSPALTIISKLKDLAKHLRLTITKKEDGILKMEQLYEGKKGILSIDAEIFEMAPALHLVELKKTNGDTVEYLKLLKDDIRPALRDIVWACQGS